One Chitinophagales bacterium genomic window carries:
- the wbmS gene encoding hypothetical protein, which yields MDLEKSIFLTFDIDWACDEVIRDTLDILEEHQVRATFFVTHSSSLLNSLVEHPLIEIGLHPNFNNLLNGQGNQSVQTLLEELQRAFPAAVSIRTHSLMQSSVIFNVFARAGMKYDLNMFIPFWSNIICYPYKEINGMIRVPYMWEDDVHTIALQNGLDTDWSVHKYLTRPGIKVFDYHPIHVFLNTETLERYNQSREFHKDPLRLLEFRNNGKQGVRTFLTDLIAQARNSGFTFCQISDLKY from the coding sequence ATGGACCTGGAAAAAAGCATTTTTCTTACGTTTGATATTGACTGGGCATGTGACGAAGTAATCCGTGACACACTGGACATTCTGGAAGAACATCAGGTTCGGGCAACATTTTTCGTCACCCACTCTTCTTCGCTGTTAAACAGTCTTGTGGAGCATCCTCTGATTGAAATAGGACTACATCCCAATTTCAATAATCTGTTAAATGGCCAGGGCAATCAGTCGGTGCAGACCCTGCTGGAGGAGTTGCAGCGCGCCTTTCCCGCTGCGGTCAGCATCAGAACCCACTCGTTGATGCAAAGCAGTGTCATCTTTAATGTGTTTGCCCGGGCAGGTATGAAATATGACTTAAACATGTTCATCCCCTTCTGGAGCAACATCATATGTTATCCTTACAAAGAAATTAACGGAATGATTCGGGTACCCTACATGTGGGAAGATGATGTGCACACCATTGCATTGCAAAACGGTCTGGATACAGACTGGAGCGTACACAAATATCTGACCCGCCCGGGAATTAAGGTGTTTGATTATCATCCGATCCATGTGTTTTTGAACACCGAAACGCTGGAGCGCTACAACCAATCCAGGGAGTTTCATAAAGATCCGTTGCGGCTGCTGGAGTTTCGCAACAACGGGAAGCAGGGAGTGCGCACCTTCTTAACAGATCTTATTGCGCAAGCCCGGAATAGCGGATTTACATTCTGCCAAATTTCAGATCTGAAATACTAA
- the wbmR gene encoding formyl transferase, which produces MRIAIIGRTETLYESALKLLEAGHEIPLIITAKEAPEYKIGASGFKELAERIGARYLCSTLFNQQVIEEVKRSLPLDLGISMNYPTIINQEAIDLFKLGILNAHGGDLPRYRGNACQAWAIINGESRIGLCIHKMDGLHLDAGDIIVRDYFPVSVHTKIGQCYKWFQERIPDMFLEAVTLLQNNPHYYLQKQSTRPEDALRCYPRNPEDGRIDWKQTNIEILRLINASSEPYPGAFCTYKEDKLIIWDAELYEDKENYLAVPGQIAEIDKKAGHVIVICGKGKLKVNEVSFANQHRIKPAQVIHSIRERLK; this is translated from the coding sequence ATGAGAATTGCCATCATCGGAAGAACGGAGACCCTTTATGAAAGCGCCCTTAAGCTTCTGGAAGCCGGGCATGAGATTCCCCTCATTATCACGGCAAAAGAAGCTCCCGAATACAAAATAGGGGCTTCCGGCTTTAAAGAACTTGCAGAACGGATTGGAGCGCGATACCTGTGCTCAACCCTGTTCAATCAGCAGGTAATAGAAGAAGTGAAGCGCTCATTGCCTCTGGATTTGGGTATTAGTATGAACTATCCTACCATTATCAATCAGGAAGCCATTGATTTGTTTAAGCTTGGAATTCTGAATGCCCATGGAGGCGATTTGCCACGCTACCGGGGAAATGCCTGTCAGGCATGGGCAATAATCAATGGAGAAAGTCGCATTGGCCTGTGCATTCACAAAATGGATGGCCTCCATCTTGACGCAGGCGACATCATCGTCAGAGATTATTTCCCGGTTTCGGTCCACACAAAGATCGGGCAATGCTATAAATGGTTTCAGGAGCGGATTCCCGACATGTTTTTAGAAGCGGTGACACTTTTGCAAAACAATCCGCATTACTATCTGCAGAAGCAATCCACGCGTCCGGAAGATGCCCTCCGCTGCTATCCGCGCAATCCGGAAGACGGAAGAATTGACTGGAAGCAAACCAATATAGAGATATTGCGACTTATCAATGCCTCTTCAGAGCCCTATCCCGGGGCATTCTGTACCTATAAAGAGGATAAATTGATTATCTGGGATGCAGAACTTTATGAGGACAAGGAAAACTATCTTGCAGTGCCCGGACAGATAGCCGAAATTGATAAAAAGGCCGGACACGTCATTGTGATATGTGGCAAGGGAAAGCTAAAAGTGAATGAGGTTTCATTTGCAAATCAGCATCGGATTAAACCGGCTCAGGTGATTCACTCCATCAGAGAACGCTTAAAATAA
- a CDS encoding polysaccharide biosynthesis protein, whose product MQIFLIPLYTHYLLPRQYGVVDLLTVVYTAINFVIGFELTQAVGRFLVDAGCQKEKKAIASSALFFVLVMYLMYAVGSFALAEQLTLIVLDDLLFLDIYRLFIIASVFQSLFYFTTNQLKWELKSGPAALVMSSQALLYAVLVVVGLIYFDGELKAVYTAVIISNGVGTALAFYFLRNSFAWQFDLALLRKMLLFSAPLVPSSLGVLTAIYIDRIMIKELLSLKEVGIYGIGYSIASVVGLVVAGVQYALMPLIYSNYKSENTKTDIVRIFRYYLLVVCMLILLCGVFSREIVVVFTAPEYYGAQFLIPVLMCSILFSNLYLFFPGLGIAKKTLIIALINVAVAFGNLLLNLLLIPRIGLMGAASATLLSALIGGGLYYIFSQRFYRLEFPWRRIFIAFLLMACVIVAALSSGMFLLYRIVAGIFGAGILVVLLAEMAEVRAVYALARNKFFSANRK is encoded by the coding sequence ATGCAGATATTTTTAATACCTCTCTACACCCATTATCTTCTGCCACGGCAGTACGGTGTAGTGGATTTGCTTACGGTGGTTTACACGGCTATCAATTTTGTGATCGGCTTTGAATTGACTCAGGCAGTAGGGCGGTTTCTGGTTGATGCCGGCTGTCAGAAGGAGAAGAAGGCTATTGCTTCCTCCGCTCTTTTTTTTGTTTTGGTGATGTATCTGATGTATGCCGTTGGCTCTTTTGCCCTGGCCGAGCAGCTCACCCTGATCGTGCTGGACGACCTGCTTTTTCTGGATATCTATAGGTTATTCATTATAGCCTCGGTTTTCCAGAGTCTGTTTTATTTTACCACCAACCAGCTGAAGTGGGAGCTGAAATCCGGGCCGGCAGCTTTGGTTATGTCTTCGCAGGCACTCCTGTATGCCGTATTGGTGGTGGTCGGGTTAATCTATTTTGACGGGGAACTGAAAGCAGTGTACACTGCAGTTATCATTTCAAACGGTGTGGGAACAGCCCTCGCGTTTTACTTTTTGAGGAACAGCTTTGCATGGCAGTTTGATCTCGCGCTGCTGCGGAAGATGCTCTTATTCTCGGCTCCCCTGGTGCCATCCAGCCTGGGTGTGCTCACGGCAATTTACATTGACCGGATCATGATAAAAGAGCTGTTGTCGCTGAAAGAGGTCGGCATTTATGGGATCGGCTATTCCATAGCTTCGGTAGTGGGGCTTGTGGTGGCGGGTGTGCAGTATGCTTTGATGCCGTTAATCTATAGCAATTACAAATCAGAAAACACTAAAACGGATATTGTGCGCATCTTCCGGTATTACCTGCTGGTTGTGTGTATGCTGATTTTGTTGTGTGGCGTTTTTTCCAGAGAGATCGTGGTTGTTTTTACTGCTCCGGAGTATTACGGAGCACAATTCCTCATTCCCGTGCTGATGTGCTCTATTTTATTTTCAAACCTGTATCTGTTTTTTCCCGGACTTGGCATTGCAAAAAAGACGCTCATCATTGCCCTCATCAATGTAGCTGTTGCCTTCGGCAATTTACTGCTTAACCTCTTGTTAATCCCCAGGATTGGTCTTATGGGAGCGGCTTCGGCCACCCTCCTCAGTGCACTTATCGGAGGAGGGTTATATTATATATTCAGCCAGCGCTTCTACCGGCTGGAATTTCCATGGAGGAGAATCTTTATTGCCTTTCTTCTGATGGCGTGCGTAATTGTTGCTGCGCTCTCCAGTGGCATGTTTCTATTATATAGAATAGTGGCCGGAATTTTCGGTGCAGGCATACTGGTGGTTCTTTTGGCGGAGATGGCTGAAGTCAGGGCAGTCTATGCCCTTGCAAGGAATAAGTTCTTTTCTGCTAACCGAAAATGA
- a CDS encoding formyltransferase, translated as MCGCHEVGWEIIEFLLKRGIAFSYFVTLTEEKARQQNVSGYKRFDDLAAAYHIPVYYARKYSLQSQEDLEFFEQNRFDLLIQGGWQRLFPEAILNTLSIGAVGGHGSAEFLPKGRGRSPLNWSLIEGQKRFILQYFLMTPNADDGNVFHYEFFDITEWDDIRTLYYKNALVTARVLLQWIPRLLSGNFTSVPQTGEPTYYPKRSPEDGLINWNQNPLQIYNLVRALTRPYPGAFTLLNKEKVYIWKAQPFDFKIDDPAWRIGEIVKVFHTGDFVVKCFGGTLLVTDYTSPSAEIKEGILFE; from the coding sequence ATGTGCGGATGCCATGAAGTGGGATGGGAAATCATTGAGTTCCTCCTGAAGCGGGGAATAGCATTTTCCTATTTCGTCACCTTAACCGAAGAAAAGGCGCGGCAGCAAAATGTTTCCGGCTATAAGCGCTTTGATGACCTTGCCGCTGCATATCACATACCGGTATATTATGCCCGCAAATACTCCCTGCAATCACAAGAAGACCTGGAGTTTTTTGAACAAAACCGGTTTGACCTGCTGATACAGGGTGGCTGGCAGCGTCTTTTCCCGGAAGCTATCCTGAATACGCTCAGCATCGGTGCCGTGGGCGGACATGGCAGCGCTGAATTTCTCCCCAAAGGACGCGGGCGTTCTCCGCTCAACTGGTCTCTCATAGAAGGACAGAAACGCTTTATCCTGCAGTATTTTTTAATGACCCCCAATGCCGATGACGGCAATGTTTTTCACTATGAGTTTTTTGATATCACCGAATGGGATGACATCCGGACCCTGTATTACAAAAACGCACTGGTCACCGCCAGGGTGTTGCTGCAATGGATACCCAGACTGCTGTCCGGAAACTTTACCAGCGTTCCGCAAACCGGTGAGCCCACCTATTATCCCAAAAGAAGCCCGGAAGACGGCTTGATTAACTGGAATCAGAATCCCCTGCAGATTTACAACCTGGTGAGAGCCCTGACCCGTCCCTATCCGGGTGCGTTTACTCTTCTGAATAAAGAGAAAGTATATATCTGGAAGGCGCAGCCCTTTGATTTTAAAATTGACGATCCGGCATGGCGCATCGGGGAAATAGTGAAAGTATTTCACACCGGGGATTTTGTGGTGAAATGCTTCGGGGGCACCCTGCTGGTTACCGATTACACATCTCCTTCGGCTGAAATTAAGGAGGGTATTTTGTTTGAATAG
- the asnB gene encoding asparagine synthetase B: MQQFYQAGYNEGITVCGPPLNISIKSMCGITGIIALSGKQGNLAGPLKKMTDSLRHRGPDDEGFLLFTPQGAKIYAGEDTPAADTDMIYYPHEPITNALPLPAYLAFGHRRLSIVDLSYRGHQPMCDSSARYWIVYNGEVYNHHEVKEELKSLGFCFRSTTDTEVILYAYMQWGAQCLQRFNGMFAFAIYDAHDQTVFLARDRVGIKPLYYTLQNGYFLFASEMKAILQSGLYSAEVNHEGLWHNLSFGIAPRPMTCFKNIYALEQAHWMHITLQTGDIKKLRYWQLPTGHHDFNIPERQAAEMLEAAITQSVKYRLIADVEVGTFMSGGIDSTTISAIANKLHQGIKVFTLAFDKSISEYDELEEARENARINHLNHVVKMVGAKDILDDVEHIILNQEEPYHSIHPDYVISRLVAGHRIKVILNGLGPDELLAGYRYYTRFNVWKTVRRMKLLSILLPGGVSHYLDILKELADCSRIAEYYYVLFANFLDTQKRKLFAAPDAFESKTILSRLYNPENKQFSDALQELSYFDFMHFIGNHHVSRSDLNTMHFSIEARFPYLDHHVVELAFKLPPEYKIRNGVQKYLLQQVAGKYISPRSLTMRKRGFGLPVGRWMQHELQDFCLNNLNNLKKRGIFNPTRIDAVYKKAGPTDYYRAWHLVTVEQWLQKFID, encoded by the coding sequence TTGCAACAGTTTTATCAGGCGGGGTACAACGAGGGCATTACGGTCTGTGGTCCTCCTCTGAATATCAGCATTAAGAGCATGTGCGGCATTACAGGTATTATCGCGCTCTCCGGAAAACAGGGAAATCTTGCGGGTCCTTTAAAAAAAATGACCGACAGCCTGCGCCATCGGGGCCCTGATGATGAAGGGTTTCTTTTATTCACGCCCCAGGGGGCGAAAATCTATGCCGGTGAAGACACCCCCGCTGCTGACACAGACATGATTTATTATCCGCACGAGCCGATAACAAACGCTTTGCCGTTGCCGGCATACCTCGCATTTGGCCACCGCAGACTATCTATCGTGGACCTCAGCTACCGGGGGCACCAACCCATGTGTGATTCCAGCGCCCGTTACTGGATAGTGTACAACGGGGAAGTGTATAATCATCATGAAGTAAAAGAAGAACTGAAAAGCCTTGGTTTTTGCTTCCGGAGCACCACGGATACAGAAGTGATTTTGTATGCCTACATGCAATGGGGAGCACAGTGTCTGCAAAGATTTAATGGCATGTTTGCCTTTGCCATTTATGATGCGCATGACCAGACTGTTTTCCTGGCCCGGGATCGGGTGGGCATAAAGCCTCTTTACTATACCCTGCAGAACGGCTATTTCCTGTTTGCCTCTGAAATGAAGGCAATCCTTCAATCCGGGCTGTATTCGGCTGAGGTAAATCACGAGGGCCTTTGGCACAACCTGAGCTTCGGCATCGCTCCCCGGCCCATGACGTGTTTTAAAAATATTTATGCGCTGGAGCAGGCGCACTGGATGCATATCACTTTGCAAACAGGTGACATCAAAAAACTAAGGTATTGGCAGCTCCCCACCGGTCATCATGATTTTAATATCCCTGAACGCCAGGCAGCCGAAATGCTGGAAGCTGCGATAACACAATCCGTGAAATACAGACTCATCGCTGATGTGGAAGTGGGTACATTCATGAGCGGAGGAATTGATTCCACCACAATTTCTGCCATTGCCAACAAACTCCACCAAGGAATAAAAGTATTTACCCTGGCTTTTGACAAGTCTATCTCAGAATATGATGAACTGGAAGAAGCCCGGGAAAATGCCCGCATCAACCACCTGAACCATGTGGTGAAAATGGTAGGTGCAAAAGATATTCTTGACGATGTGGAGCATATTATTCTGAACCAGGAGGAACCCTATCATTCCATTCACCCAGACTATGTCATTTCACGCCTGGTTGCCGGACACAGGATAAAAGTAATCCTCAACGGCTTAGGCCCCGATGAGCTGCTGGCCGGCTATCGCTATTATACCCGCTTTAATGTCTGGAAAACCGTAAGACGCATGAAACTCCTGAGCATACTGTTGCCGGGCGGTGTAAGTCATTATCTGGATATCCTCAAAGAGCTGGCAGACTGTTCCCGTATAGCAGAGTATTATTATGTGCTGTTTGCTAACTTCCTGGATACACAGAAAAGAAAACTTTTTGCTGCTCCTGATGCATTTGAATCAAAAACCATTCTCTCCCGCCTCTACAACCCGGAAAACAAGCAGTTTTCCGATGCCTTGCAGGAATTGAGTTACTTTGATTTCATGCATTTTATCGGGAATCACCATGTAAGCCGCTCTGACCTGAACACGATGCATTTCTCCATTGAGGCGCGGTTTCCCTATCTGGATCATCATGTAGTTGAACTGGCCTTTAAACTCCCCCCTGAATATAAAATCCGCAACGGTGTGCAGAAATATCTGCTGCAGCAGGTGGCCGGCAAATACATCTCTCCGCGCTCTTTAACAATGAGAAAACGGGGCTTCGGCTTGCCTGTAGGCCGGTGGATGCAACACGAACTTCAGGACTTTTGCCTGAACAATTTAAACAACCTGAAAAAAAGAGGAATATTTAACCCCACCCGCATTGATGCAGTTTACAAAAAGGCGGGGCCGACTGATTATTACCGGGCCTGGCATCTGGTTACGGTGGAGCAATGGCTTCAGAAGTTCATTGATTGA
- a CDS encoding putative methyltransferase: MNLEKVEKLYSENLRKFGIDPRSVGWTREGSQQLRFHKLLQIVQNKSEPFTLNEVGCGYGELYKYCKETGYNIQKYYGYDISTDMLEAARKYIGGPEVVLYHKSRLESQADYAVASGIFNVKFDEDDQKWEAYVRDMIVNMSQFSVKGFAFNALTTYVDYKAPGLYYADPFYYFDFCKKNISRYVTLLHDYDLYEWTMLVTKPA; encoded by the coding sequence ATGAATTTGGAAAAGGTTGAAAAACTCTATTCTGAAAACCTCAGGAAATTCGGCATTGATCCGCGCAGTGTGGGATGGACCCGGGAGGGATCGCAGCAACTCCGGTTTCATAAGCTTTTGCAGATAGTGCAAAACAAAAGCGAACCTTTCACCCTCAACGAAGTGGGTTGTGGCTACGGAGAGCTATATAAATATTGCAAAGAAACAGGCTACAATATTCAGAAATATTACGGCTATGACATCAGCACCGATATGCTGGAAGCAGCCCGCAAATACATTGGCGGGCCGGAGGTGGTTTTGTATCATAAGTCCAGACTTGAATCTCAGGCCGATTATGCCGTAGCATCCGGTATTTTCAATGTCAAGTTTGATGAGGATGATCAGAAGTGGGAAGCCTACGTGCGGGATATGATTGTCAACATGAGTCAGTTTTCGGTGAAGGGTTTTGCTTTTAACGCCCTTACTACCTATGTGGACTATAAAGCCCCCGGCCTCTATTATGCTGACCCGTTTTATTACTTTGATTTCTGTAAGAAAAACATTTCCCGTTATGTGACGCTTCTCCATGATTATGACCTGTATGAATGGACTATGCTCGTAACCAAACCTGCTTAG